ATGCCCGTCAGAATCACCCCAAGCATATCGCCACCCAGCGTTCGAACCAGCGACTGCAGCATGATGTTCACGCTTGGGCGAAAATGCTCGCTGGGCTGCGGCTCGCGCAGCACGAAGAACAACGCCGGACCCCGTTGGACAACCTCCCCGTGCTTTCCCCCAGGGATAATGTACGCGGTCCCCGGTTCAAGCTTGACCCCATCGCCCGCCTCCACGACGGTGATCGCCACATTCTCGTTCAATCGGCTCGCAAACGGTTGCGTAAAGGCTGCCGGCATGTGCTGAGCCACCATGATCGGCACCGGGAAGTCGGCGGGAATTCCCTGGAGCACGACCTGCAGGGCCGCCGGTCCCCCGGTGGAGGACCCGATGGCGACAATCCCCCGCCGACTGACGATACCGCGTTCCGCACCACCGGAAACCGGCACGAGACTGGCATCCGGAACAAACCGTGTCGCCGGGAGGGTCGTATGGACCCGGCACTTCGCACGCGCAGCCAACATGCGCAAACGCGCTGGCAACAGGAACCGCCCGCCTTCACCGAATGCCTCCTTCATATCCGCCGAACTCTTCGCAAAGAAGTCCATCGCCCCGGCATCAAGCGCTTCAAGCGTCGCTTCGGCACCGGCGCGGGTAAGCGAGGAAAGCATCATGATTGCCGTCGGGCAGCGCTTCATGATCTCCCGTACCGCCGAAATACCATCCATGACCGGCATCTCGACATCCATCGTGATCAGATCGGGTTTCAGCTGGCAGGCCTTGAGAATGGCATCACGCCCATTCACTGCCTCGCCAATAATTGAAAAACGATCGTCTTTTCCTATCAGATCCCTCAAAGCACGCCGAAAAAATACCGAGTCATCGACGATCAACACTCCAATCGTCATGATCTAGGCAACGACCTTTAGTTTGGGTTTATAACGTTGACTGATGTTGCGACGCATCAGTCCGGGCAAATCGAGAATCAGCGCGATATGGCCATCGCCGGTGATCGTGGCGCCGGCAAAGCCACCGACGTTGTGCAGCAACTCGCCCAGCGGCTTGATCACGACCTCTTCCTGACCGATGACCGAATCCACGACAAGCGCAATCAGTTGCGCGCCGACCTGAACCATGACGACCAGGTCGCTGGTTGCCCGGGACGTGACTGTTTCGCCCGGCAGAGCCAACCAGTGATTCAGGCGATACAACGGCAAGGCACGATCGCGCACGATGATCGTGGCCTGTCCGTCCACCACGTTGATCTCCTTGTCCGCCATTTCGAAGATCTCGCTGACGATACCCAGCGGAATCGCATACTTGCGGCCACTGACGACGACCATGAGCGTCGGCAAGATGGCCAGTGTCAATGGCACCTTGATATTGATGGTGGTACCGACACCGAGCACGGAGTCGATACTGATCAGACCGGATAGCCGAGTAATGGCCGTTTTCACCACATCCATTCCGACGCCGCGGCCGGAGATATCGGAAATCTGCTCCTTCGTCGAGAAGCCCGGCAAGAGAATGAGCTCGAAGCACTCCTGTTCGGTCAAACGAGATGCAGCATCTTCTGTCAGCAACCCCTTCTCGATTGATTTTCGACGCAGTACCTCCGCATCCATACCGGCACCGTCATCACTGATCGAGAGACGGATGTGATCCCCCTCCTGAGCGGCTGACAGGATCACCGTTCCCTGAGCAGGCTTACCGCTTGCAATGCGCACATCAGGCATTTCGATCCCGTGATCGACCGAGTTACGCACCAGGTGGATCAGCGGATCAGCCAATGCTTCCACCAGATTTTTGTCCAGATCGGTTTCCTCACCTTCCAGGACAAGCTCGACCTCCTTGCCCAACATCCGCGCCGTGTCGCGGACAACGCGCGGGAAACGACCGAATACTTTCTTGACCGGCTGCATGCGCGTTTTCATCACCGCACCCTGCAGGTCGGAAGTCACCATATCCAGGGTTGCGATGACCTGGGTGACCTCCTCGTTCTCGAAACTCAGCTTGAGCGTATTCATGCGGTTGCGCACCAGCACGAGCTCACCAACCAGATTCATGATGAAATCCAGTCGTTCGGTGTCGACCCGAACGGTAGTCTCGCCCTTGGCACTCTCGCCTGCAGCCACGGCTGCGGTCTTCGGCTTATCCATGGCTGGCGGCACGGCCTGATTGGTCTCAGCCGGTTTTGCGGCGGGCTTCTCTACTGTTTCAGCCGCCGGTTTGACCGGTTTCGCTACCGGTGTTGCCTCTGGCGGCGCAGACTGAGCTTTGGGCGGAGCCGCTGTCGGGCCCTGGCCCTTGCCATACAAGGCGTCAAGCACCCGCTCGAACTCTTCGTCGGTAATGTCTTCGCTGGCGCCTTGGGCAATATCGGCCGGGATCTGGGGCTCTGGGGCCGCCGTGGCAATTTGTGGCTTGAACGTTCCCTTGCCATGCAACTGGTCCAGCAGGCTCTCGAACTCCTCATCCGTGATGAGATCGCTGGTCTCTGATGAGGCATCGCTCGATGATGCAGCAGGCGCCTGCGCCTTCTCGGCCGCATCAAGGTCGCTCAGCATCTTTTCGAATTCATCATCGACCGAGTTTTCCGCGACGGGCGCGGCAGGTTCGGGTGCCGGAGCTTCCGGTGCGGCGGGGGCTGATGCAGGCGCTGCGGATTGGGATGTAGCGAGCAACTCGATTTCCTTGAGAAACTCGGGCCCGACGGACGGCGGAAGCTGGCCGGCACGCAATGAGTCGAACATGCCTTTGAGTGCATCCAGCACCCGCAACATGACATCCATCAATGCTGGCGTGACCGTCAATTCGCCATTGCGCAGCAGATTGAAGGTGTCCTCTGCCCGGTGGCAGACTTCGACGAGTGGCAACACCTCGAGAAAGCCCGCCCCGCCCTTGATGGTATGAAAGGCACGGAAAATGGCATTCAGCAGGTTCTTGTCCGAAGGCGCCTGCTCCAAACCGATCAGCTGGGTATCGAGCGCATCCAGCAGCTCACCGGCTTCAATCAAAAAATCCTGCAGCAATTCGTTATCGGGTTCAAATGCCATGTTGTTATCCTCTTTTTTCAACCGCGCAGATCAAAACCCCAAACTGGCCAGCAGATCGTCCACATCGTCTTGCGATTTGGCGACATCGGACCCACCGCCCGGCATCTGTGGTCCTACCCCCTGTTTAAGATCCTCTTGCGTGGTTGTATCTTTGGCGCGCGTCTCCGGTACACCTGTCACACGCAGCAATCCCACCAGTTTTTTCTCAAGCTGTTCCAACAGATCGATCACGCGCATCAGCATCTGACCGGACAGATCCTGGAACTCCTGAGCCATCATCACTTCATTCAGCTGGGTCTTCAGAATCTCGCCATTCTTGAGAATGGACTCCAGATACTCAGACACGGTGCTGACAACAGTAACCAGTCGTGTGTTATCGGCTTCATCGCCTGCAACTTGAGCCAGCTGTTTGCGAAGCCGCAGCGAACGCTCCGTCAGGCGATCCGCAATCGGCTGCGCCGCCTCGACCACTGTGAGGGTACGATTTGCTGCCTGCTCCGTCAGGGTGATCACGTAACGGAGCCGATCCCGCGCGTCGGGCATGTCTGCCTTGGTGAGATCGTTCAGACGCTCGTCTTCCGCAAAGGTCATGAGCGCCTCATGGACTTCGCGGGTCATTCGTCCGACTTCCTCGAACACGGTGCTTCGTTGATTCGCGGCCAACGCGGCAATGCAACGGCTGATTTCCGATTCGTCGTCAGCCTCCAGGGCAGCTACCAGCGCCTGGGCATTGGCTAGATTGGCGGCTCTTTGTGCGTTGTCCATTCAATTCGGTCCTGATTTCTTGATTGTTCTGGAGGTTACTGTGCCAATTATTTCTGGCTTTCGTTTGGCAGACGCTTTGCCCGAAATGAGGCAGACGGACAAGAGCGAGCAAATACGCCGCTAGGCGCTCGTCCGCTCGAAGATCTTGTCGATCTTTTCCTTGAGCGTCGGTCCGTTGAACGGCTTGACGACGTAGCCGTTCACGCCGGCCTGGGCCGCCATGATGATCTGCTCCCGCTTGGCTTCGGCAGTCACCATCAAAACCGGAAGGTGGGCTAACGCGGGATCGGCACGCACCGCCTTCAGCAGGTCGATACCAGTCATGCCGGGCATGTTCCAATCGGTCACGAGGAAATCGAAATTGCCCTGCTTGAGCATTGGCAATGCCGTTGCGCCATCATCGGCTTCCTCAATGTTTGTGAAGCCCAACTCCTTGAGGAGATTTTTGACGATCCGCCGCATGGTGGAGAAGTCGTCGACCACAAGGATTTTCATGTTCCGATCCATCTTTTTGCCTCTAATAATCGGTAATTAGCATGCTGCCCCGCAGCGGTTTAAAGTTGATTATCGGCCATCTGGGCCAATTGTTTAATTATATTGGTTAAGCCGTCGATCAACGCCAATCCTTCAATGAGGCTTTCAGACGAAGAATTGCCTTGTTCTGGATTTGGCAAACCCGTGATTCGGACACACCAATCACCGCACCGATCTCCTTCTGATTCATTTCTTCAACGTAATACAGCGACATGACGAGTCGCTCCCGTTCCGGCAAGGCCGCAATGTGCTCGGCCAGCGCCTCGTGAAAACGCTCATTGGTCAAATGGGTGTCGGGTTGATCCGAATGGTCCGGTACATCCAGCGTTTCATCCTGCTCGTCGCCCATGTGATCGAGGGGGGTCAGGCGTACCTGTATCGAATCGTTCAACGCGGAAAAATACTCGTCGAGGGTAATACCCAGAAGATCGCAGACCTCCTGGTCCTTGGCCTCTCGCCCTGTACTGGATTCGATTTCGTGAATGGCCGAAGCGATTTCCCGGTGGCGGCGATGTACCGAACGCGGTGCCCAGTCATTGCGTCGCACCTCATCGAGCATCGCCCCCCGAATCCGGATTCCGGCATAGGTTTCGAACGAGGCGCCCTGGCTTGCGTCGTAGAGACGGGCCGCCTCCAGCAAACCGATCATGCCTGCCTGGATCAGGTCCTCTGCCTGGATATGATCCGGCAGACGATTCATGAGGTGAAATGCGATGCGTTTGACCAGTTGCGCATGTTCCGCCACTACGGACTCGGCCCCGCCGGTGCGAACGTGGGTATACATGGCGCGAACGTTCATTTACAACACTTCCATATCGGGTTCGGATTGCTGGACCAGTCGCTCGATGAAGAACTGCAGATGCCCCGCTACGCCCTTGGGAGCAGGCCAGCGGCCGATCTGGTCGGCAATCTCGAAGAAGGCGCGGGACGAACGGGAACTGCTGAAGGTCTGAACGACGGTTTTCTGGCGCTGGATCGCGCGACGCAGATAGTCGTCGAACGGCACCGAGCCCAAATGGATCAAGGTGACGTCCAGGAACCGGCCGGCAGCCATATTCAGTTTTTCGAACAATCTTCGTCCTTCGCCCGCGTCCCGGACCATATTCGCCACCACCTGAAAACGCTGAACGCCATGATCGCGCGAAAGAACCTTGATCATGGCGTAGGCATCCGTGATGGAAGCTGGCTCATCGCAGACCACGACGATCACGTCGCTGGCGGCCTGCGAGAAACGAACCACAGAATCGGCAATGCCCGCCGCCGTGTCAACCACCATCACGTCCACCGGGCGCTGGAGGGCGCCGAAGGCGTGGATCAGGCCGGTGTTTTCGGCCGCGCTCAATTCCGCCATATGCTTGATGCCGCTCGCGGCAGGCAGGACACCAACGCCCTCGGGACCTTCAATCAGGATGTCGTCGAGACTGGCCTCGCCCGCCAGCACGTGGCTGAGGTTCTTGTGCGATTTCAGCCCCAGAAGGACATCGACGTTGCCAAGGCCAAGATCCGCATCCATCATGAGGACGCGCGCACCCCGCCGGGCGAGTGCGACGGACAGATTGACCGAAACATTGGTCTTGCCGACGCCGCCCTTGCCACTGGTTACCGCGATGACCCGGACTGGATTGTTCTGCATGACGCTAATTCTGCCTGAAGTTGACCATCTTTAACACGACGTGGCACCCGAGTTCGCGGCTGGCGATCCTGCAATCACGCCCTCATCTGCCGTACCGGGGCAAACTCAGGCTCTTCATCCTCGGCCTCGTTCTGCCCGAGCTCGATCGCCTGCGTAATCAGATCCGCGCCCGTGGGATACCAGAGGTCCTCTGGAACGCGCTGTCCGGTACCGGTGCAACATAAGGGCAATCCACTCTGAACCAACGCCGCCAGCGCACTGCCGAGAGAAAGCGTTTCATCGAGTTTAGTCAAAATCATGCCGGCCAGCGGTACCGCCTTGAACCGGGTGATCGCATCCTGCATGGCGCTATATTGCGCCTGGGCCGAAAGCACCAGCAGGAGCTTCAGTCGGCGATCGATGGCCGGCATCTTCTTGAGCAGGTCCATCATCTGGAAATCCCGAGGCGACATGCCTGCCGTATCGATCAGCACGAGATGTCGATCAGCGACCGCCGGAAGCAGTTCTGCCAGGTGCTGCTCGTCCCGCGCAACATGCAGCGGAATGTTCAGGATACGGGCATAGTTGCGCAATTGCTCCTGGGCCCCGATCCGAAAGCGATCCGTGGTGATCAGAGCAATCGAATCGCGGCCGTGAGCCAGTACCGCCTGGGCGGCCAACTTGGCCAGCGTCGTCGTCTTGCCGACGCCGGTCGGGCCGACGAACGCATAGATGCCGCCGCTCTGCACAAGATCGCTATTCGGAATGCTGATCTGCTCGCCGATCGCCCGTAGTGCGGCCGTGAGCGGACGATCCGGTTCGCTGCGCACGGCACTTTCGGCAAAAGCCCGCGCCAACTTCTGCGGCAAACCGAGGCTATGGAGGCGCTCCCGCGTTTCCAGCTCGAGTGGATGGGCCGCGCTATACCGATGCCACTCCATGACGGAAAGCTGGCGTTCGAATAACTCGCGAAGCTGACCGATCTCCTGATGCAACTCCCCCAGCGCATCCCCGTCGATCGAACGATCCATCCAGGACTGTGTCGTCGACGCCCGAGGCACTGCGACACGGGGCTTCGCTTCCGGCTTGATCGGACGACGTTGCTGAACCGGTTCCGCGTTCAGTTCGGCCAAAGCCTCGGCAAAAGCGGACCGATGACCTTGCGCCAGCCCGGGAACCTCCTGCGCCAGCCCGGAAATCTGGTGAGACCGGTTCTCGGTATTCTCGGCGACACCTGACATTGTGCTCGCGTTAGCCGGGATGCTGGCAGCGGCCCTCTGTTCATGGGTCAGGTGTTCACGCGCCGCCTGCTCGCGGGCAGCGAGCATCTCCGCTGTGGTCTGGAAGGGGGAATGGCCTGCGCCGCCCGTCTCATCCAAAGCCGTCTTGGGCACGGAGGCAGGCGCATCAGCCGGCGTCCGGCCTGGTTCCTGGTGTTTCGAATCGGACAGGCCGGCCACACGATGCGGCGACTGGCGACCGGCCGTCAGACGAACCGCCTGCTCGTCAAAATCGATGGCCGCCACCAATTCGACGCCCTCGGGACAGGCCCGGTTGGAGAGAATCACCGCCTCGTCGCCAAATAATTGGCGAACCTGGCTCATCGCTTCCCGCATATCGCTCGCAATAATTCGCTTGATCTTCATACCCTGCCCTCGTCATCCGAAGCACATGCTGTCTTTGTCTCTGACCGCGACACGGCTCACGCCATGCTGCGTTGATTGCCGACACTGGCAACCACCTTGATATCCTTGTTGTCCGGTACTTCGTTGTAGCTCAATACATGCAGCTGGCGAATCGAGTACCGAACCATCCGAGCCAACCAGCTGCGGATTTGCGGGGCTACCAGCAGGATGGCGGGCAGCCCGGCCTGCTCCTGCTTTTCGGCGGCGTCCCGCAAGGACTGATGCAACCGCTCGGCCAACCCCGGCTCGATGCCCGGTGTCGACTGGCCGGCTTCCGCCCCGCGCTGGGTAGAACCAAGCAAGAGTTGTTCCAACTGTGGATCCAGCGTAATGACCGGCAGGCTGGGGGTCAGCCCGTTGATGTGCTGAACGATCATTCGACCCAGGGCGATACGGACGACCTCGGTCAGCTGGTTCACATCCTGGGTATGCTGACCGTGCCGCGCGAGCGTCTCGGCAATCGTGCGGATATCCCGGATCGGGAGGCGCTCCTCAAGCAGATTGCGCAGAACCTGGACAATAACGCTCATGGCGAGCGTCTTGGGCACCAGATCCTCGACCAGTTTCGGCGCCCCTTCCTTCAGGGTATCGAGTAGCTGCTGCGCCTCTTCGTAACCGAACAGGTCCGCCGCGTTCTCCGTGAGAATCTGCGAGAGATGCGTGGCGATGACCGTGGCGGGATCCACCACGGTATACCCCAGGGCCTGCGCGTGTTCGCGGGTATTGCGCTCGATCCAGTATGCTTCGAGCCCGAAAGCGGGATCTTTCGTCTTGACGCCCTGCAACGGTCCGGAAACCTGGCCGGGGTTGATGGCCATGTCCCGGTCCGCAAAAATATCGGCCATCCCCATGGGGACGCCATTCAGGCTGATCCGGTACTCGCCCGGCTTGAGATCCAGGTTGTCCCGGATATGCACGGGAGAGACCAGAAACCCGAGATCCTGGGAAATTTTCTTGCGGACGCCCTTGATGCGCGGCATGAGTTGCCCCCCCTGGTTCCGATCCACCAAGGGAATCAGGCCATAACCGACCTCCAGCCCGATGACATCGACCGGCGGAACATCGTCCCAGGTCAGTTCCTTCAGTTCGGGTTTCTTGTCCGCCGGCGCCTGTTCGGCCTGCTCGGCGGCCTGGACCTGCTCCTGATTCTTGCGGGCGATGAGATAAGCACCGGCCCCCGCGAGTGCGGCAAGCGTCAAAAAGGCGACGTTCGGCATGCCGGGCACCACACCCAGACCCGCCATCAGACCGGCGGCGACCCCCAGTACGCGAGGATCGGAAAACATCTGGGTCTGGACCTGCTTGCCCATGTCCTGGGATGAGGCGACCCGAGTGACGATGATCGCTGTCGCCGTGGAGATCAGCAGGGAGGGAATGGTCGCGACCAGTCCGTCACCGATGGTCAGCAGTACGTAGGTCTGGGCCGCCTGACCGAACGGCAGACCGTGCTGCAGCACCCCGATCAACAGACCGCCCAGCACGTTGATCAGCACGATCAGAATGCCGGCAACCGCATCGCCGCGCACGAACTTGCTGGCACCGTCCATGGACCCGTAGAAGTCCGCTTCGGCGGCCACTTCCTCGCGCCGCAGCTTCGCCTGCTCCTGATTGATGATGCCGGCGTTCAAGTCGGCGTCGATGGCCATCTGTTTGCCGGGCAAGGCATCCAGGGTAAAACGGGCGGAGACTTCCGACACCCGGCCGGCACCCTTGGTGACCACCACGAAGTTGATCAGCATGAGGATCATGAACACCACGATACCGACCGCATAATTGCCGCCGATCACGAACTCGCCGAAGGAATTGATCACATGACCGGCAGCGCCCGGCCCCTCCTGACCGTGCAGCAGCACAACCCGGGTCGAGGCCACGTTCAAGGCCAGGCGCAGCAGGGTCGCCATCAGGATCACGGTGGGGAACACCGCGAAATCCAGCGGGCGCATCACGTAGATCGTCACCATGAGAATCACGAGCGACAGCGTGATGTTGAAGGTGAACAAGACATCGAGGGCCAGCGGCGGCAAGGGCACGATCACCATCGCGAGCAACATCACGATGATCAGCGGCGGCCCGATGCCCTGCCCCCGGTAGGCACGGACGCCTTTGCCGATGCCGCGCCAATCCAATGTATCGAGGAAAGCCTTCATATTTTAAGAGTCCTTGTTTTTCACGGGCCTGCCGTCGCTACCGACCTGCAGGTCTGCGGGCACGTCGGGCGAAGGACGCTCGACGCCACCGGGGTTGGCGCTCAGCTGGAAGATATAGGCCAGCACTTGAGCCACCGCCGTGTACAACCCCGTGGGGATCGGTTGTTCCAGCTCGGCATGTGCAAACAAGGATCGTGCCAATGGTGGTGCTTCGAACAGCGGGACACGATGGGCCTTGGCGATTTTGCGGATGGTCAGTGCCAGCTCGTCCGCCCCTTTGGCGACCACGATCGGCGCATCGCTGACGGCGGGATCGTATTTCAGCGCCACGGAGAAGTGGGTCGGGTTGGTGATGACCACATCGGCGGTCGGCACCGCTTCCATCATGCGCCGCCGGGCCATCTGATGCTGCATCTGACGGATCTTCTGCTTGACCTCGGGCTTGCCTTCCGTCTCCTTGAATTCATCACGAACTTCCTGACGCGTCATACGCAAGTTCTTGTTATGTTCGTAAATCTGGAAAGGTACATCGATCAGGGCCACGATCAGCAGCCCCATCGACAGGCCCAGAAAAGCCCAGGCCAGCAGACTGCCCGCCCGCGCGACGGCCGGATGAAGACTCATCATCCCGAGACCGACAAAATCATGCTCCAAGGCCAGGAAAAGACCGATTCCGATGGCCCCGATCAGAACGAACTTGGCCAGCGTCTTGAGCAGTTCGACCAGGGACTTGAGGGAAAACATGCGTTTGAACCCGGGTAAGGGATTCAGCCGATTGAATTGCGGCGCCAGCGCCTGTGTGGAGAAATTCCAACCGCCCACGGCCAAGGTGGCCAGCACGGCGAGTACGACCGTAGCCACGAACAACGGCAAAAAGGACAGAAAAGCCTGACTGAACGCCACCCCAAGATGCCGGAACATCGTTGCGGGATCCAGAATCTCGACACGCGTCATGACAAAGGATTGACGCATCATCCCCGCCATCCCCGAAAACATCTGCCCCCCCAGGACGAGAAAGATGATCGCCGACCCGGCCGTGAGGATTAGGGAGTTCAACTCGCGGGATCGCGCGACCTGGCCCTTCTCGCGGGATTCCCGGAGTCGTTTCTCGGAGGGTTCTTCGGTTTTTTCCTGTCCGTTCTCGTTCTCAGCCACGCCCGTGTCTCAACAGATCGCCAATGAATAGCAAGGTCTGTTGCAGGAAGTGTTCCAGATTGGGCAACCAGGTCGGACTGGTGACCAGCAGGAGAAAGAAACCGATCAGGAGCGTCGCGGGAAAACCGATGGAAAAAATGTTGAGCTGGGGCGCCGCGCGCGTGATGACACCCATGGCCATGTTCACCATCAGCAGGCTGGTGATGACCGGCAGGCCGATCAGCAGCGCATTCACGAACATGGCCTGCCCGAAACCGACGATACGCCAGAAATCCAGTGCCGTCAGGCCCACCGGGGCAACCGGCAACCAGGCGAACGAATCAGCCAACATTTTGACGATCATGGCGGGCCCATCCAGGGCAATGAACAGCAAGGTCGCCACGATCGTCAGGAATTGCGAGATCAGCGGAACACTGACACCGTTCTGCGGATCCACCGTCTGAGCGAACCCGAGTCCCATCCCCATGGCTATGGTCTCGCCTGCCATGACGAACGAACTGATCACCATGCCCAGCAGGAAGCCCATCGCCACGCCGATGAGAATCTGTTGCCCCACCAGCAGAACCCCCGGCACGGATAAAGGATCGACGGCGGGCATCGCAGGCAAGGTCGGCGCGATCACCAGACTGATGACCATGGCGGCGAGGGCACGCCAGCGTCGCGGCACGCCCCGGGCACCGAACAGCGGCGCCACCATCAGCATGGCCGCCACACGGATCAGCACCCAGAAATACGCGCCGACCCATCCCATGATTTGAGCGAGGGAGAGCGTCATGCGTCGCGATGTCAGCCGATCAGGCCGGGTATTCGATGAAAGAGACTCGTCGTGAAATCCACCAGGGTGTGCAGCATCCAGGGGCCCGCGATCAGGATGGCCACCACGACGGCAAACAGCTTCGGAATGAAGCTCAGCGTCATTTCGTTGATTTGGGTCGCCGCCTGGAACATGCCCACCAACAGACCCACCACCAGTGCCGTCAGCAGAATCGGCATCGCGAGAAGCAGGATGACGATCATCGCCTGGCGGGTCAGTTCAAGTACCGTATCTGCGGTCATGATCAACCTCCGCCCACCGGTGCGCCCATGTAGAAACTGGAGGCCAGTGTCCCCATCAACAGGGTCCAGCCGTCGACCAGCACGAACAGCATGATCTTGAACGGCAACGACACGATCATGGGCGACAGCATCATCATACCCATGGACATCAGGACGGAAGCGACCACGAGGTCGATGATGAGAAAGGGAATGAAGATCAGAAAACCGATCTGGAAGGCCGTTTTCAGTTCGGAGGTGACAAAGGCCGCCATCAATACCGGGTAGGGCACGTCGTCCGGCGAATTGAAGGCAGGGTAATGGCCGATGTTCTGGAACAGCGCAATATCGCTCTGCCGAGTCTGGTTCATCATGAAGGTCCGCAGCGGTGCTGCCGCCTTCTGGATCGCAACCTGAGCGGAAATCTGCTGGTCCATGTAAGGCTTGATGCCGTCGTCATACGATTTCTGGAATACGGGCGCCATGATGAACAGGGTCAGAAACAGTGCCAGACCGAGCATGATCTGGTTGGATGGCGTCTGCACGGTCCCCAGGGCCTGCCGGAGCAGCGCAAGCACGATGATGATCCGGGTGAACGAGGTCATCATCAACAGCAACGACGGCAGCAGAGTCAGCACCGTCATGAGCGCCAGGATCTGCAAGGTGAGGCTGTATTCGGTGCCCTGGTTGCCCGTGGTCACGGTCAACGCCGGAAGACCGGGCAATCCCGGCTGGGTGGCCGCCTCGACCAGATGGGCGGGAAACAGCACAGCGATCAGCAGGAGCAGGACCAACCGCCCCCAGCGATACGGCACGCATCCTTGGCGGAACGCGGGCGCGGTCAAGATCGCGGCTCCGAAGACGGGACCGGTTTTTCGTTCTGCGCGGCGGGCGTCGGATCGATCACCGGATCTGCCGGCTGTCGCCGGTTTCCGACCTGGTTCTGCAGCAGGCGGGCAAAGGGGTGGTCAGCCCCCCCCGAGGACGAGAATGATTGGCGCTCCTCCGGCGCGATCGGCGGATCGACCCAGCCAAGCGCTTCGATCTGACCATTGGTGACGCCCAGCAGCATCTGCCGA
The Halothiobacillus diazotrophicus DNA segment above includes these coding regions:
- a CDS encoding protein-glutamate methylesterase/protein-glutamine glutaminase, whose translation is MTIGVLIVDDSVFFRRALRDLIGKDDRFSIIGEAVNGRDAILKACQLKPDLITMDVEMPVMDGISAVREIMKRCPTAIMMLSSLTRAGAEATLEALDAGAMDFFAKSSADMKEAFGEGGRFLLPARLRMLAARAKCRVHTTLPATRFVPDASLVPVSGGAERGIVSRRGIVAIGSSTGGPAALQVVLQGIPADFPVPIMVAQHMPAAFTQPFASRLNENVAITVVEAGDGVKLEPGTAYIIPGGKHGEVVQRGPALFFVLREPQPSEHFRPSVNIMLQSLVRTLGGDMLGVILTGMGDDGMIGAQEVRGAGGHIWAQDQATSVIYGMPAAVAKAGLVEAVLPLQNIGPAIARCVR
- a CDS encoding chemotaxis protein CheA, with the protein product MAFEPDNELLQDFLIEAGELLDALDTQLIGLEQAPSDKNLLNAIFRAFHTIKGGAGFLEVLPLVEVCHRAEDTFNLLRNGELTVTPALMDVMLRVLDALKGMFDSLRAGQLPPSVGPEFLKEIELLATSQSAAPASAPAAPEAPAPEPAAPVAENSVDDEFEKMLSDLDAAEKAQAPAASSSDASSETSDLITDEEFESLLDQLHGKGTFKPQIATAAPEPQIPADIAQGASEDITDEEFERVLDALYGKGQGPTAAPPKAQSAPPEATPVAKPVKPAAETVEKPAAKPAETNQAVPPAMDKPKTAAVAAGESAKGETTVRVDTERLDFIMNLVGELVLVRNRMNTLKLSFENEEVTQVIATLDMVTSDLQGAVMKTRMQPVKKVFGRFPRVVRDTARMLGKEVELVLEGEETDLDKNLVEALADPLIHLVRNSVDHGIEMPDVRIASGKPAQGTVILSAAQEGDHIRLSISDDGAGMDAEVLRRKSIEKGLLTEDAASRLTEQECFELILLPGFSTKEQISDISGRGVGMDVVKTAITRLSGLISIDSVLGVGTTINIKVPLTLAILPTLMVVVSGRKYAIPLGIVSEIFEMADKEINVVDGQATIIVRDRALPLYRLNHWLALPGETVTSRATSDLVVMVQVGAQLIALVVDSVIGQEEVVIKPLGELLHNVGGFAGATITGDGHIALILDLPGLMRRNISQRYKPKLKVVA
- a CDS encoding protein phosphatase CheZ, which gives rise to MDNAQRAANLANAQALVAALEADDESEISRCIAALAANQRSTVFEEVGRMTREVHEALMTFAEDERLNDLTKADMPDARDRLRYVITLTEQAANRTLTVVEAAQPIADRLTERSLRLRKQLAQVAGDEADNTRLVTVVSTVSEYLESILKNGEILKTQLNEVMMAQEFQDLSGQMLMRVIDLLEQLEKKLVGLLRVTGVPETRAKDTTTQEDLKQGVGPQMPGGGSDVAKSQDDVDDLLASLGF
- the cheY gene encoding chemotaxis response regulator CheY codes for the protein MDRNMKILVVDDFSTMRRIVKNLLKELGFTNIEEADDGATALPMLKQGNFDFLVTDWNMPGMTGIDLLKAVRADPALAHLPVLMVTAEAKREQIIMAAQAGVNGYVVKPFNGPTLKEKIDKIFERTSA
- a CDS encoding RNA polymerase sigma factor FliA; the encoded protein is MNVRAMYTHVRTGGAESVVAEHAQLVKRIAFHLMNRLPDHIQAEDLIQAGMIGLLEAARLYDASQGASFETYAGIRIRGAMLDEVRRNDWAPRSVHRRHREIASAIHEIESSTGREAKDQEVCDLLGITLDEYFSALNDSIQVRLTPLDHMGDEQDETLDVPDHSDQPDTHLTNERFHEALAEHIAALPERERLVMSLYYVEEMNQKEIGAVIGVSESRVCQIQNKAILRLKASLKDWR
- a CDS encoding MinD/ParA family protein, whose product is MQNNPVRVIAVTSGKGGVGKTNVSVNLSVALARRGARVLMMDADLGLGNVDVLLGLKSHKNLSHVLAGEASLDDILIEGPEGVGVLPAASGIKHMAELSAAENTGLIHAFGALQRPVDVMVVDTAAGIADSVVRFSQAASDVIVVVCDEPASITDAYAMIKVLSRDHGVQRFQVVANMVRDAGEGRRLFEKLNMAAGRFLDVTLIHLGSVPFDDYLRRAIQRQKTVVQTFSSSRSSRAFFEIADQIGRWPAPKGVAGHLQFFIERLVQQSEPDMEVL
- the flhF gene encoding flagellar biosynthesis protein FlhF, whose protein sequence is MKIKRIIASDMREAMSQVRQLFGDEAVILSNRACPEGVELVAAIDFDEQAVRLTAGRQSPHRVAGLSDSKHQEPGRTPADAPASVPKTALDETGGAGHSPFQTTAEMLAAREQAAREHLTHEQRAAASIPANASTMSGVAENTENRSHQISGLAQEVPGLAQGHRSAFAEALAELNAEPVQQRRPIKPEAKPRVAVPRASTTQSWMDRSIDGDALGELHQEIGQLRELFERQLSVMEWHRYSAAHPLELETRERLHSLGLPQKLARAFAESAVRSEPDRPLTAALRAIGEQISIPNSDLVQSGGIYAFVGPTGVGKTTTLAKLAAQAVLAHGRDSIALITTDRFRIGAQEQLRNYARILNIPLHVARDEQHLAELLPAVADRHLVLIDTAGMSPRDFQMMDLLKKMPAIDRRLKLLLVLSAQAQYSAMQDAITRFKAVPLAGMILTKLDETLSLGSALAALVQSGLPLCCTGTGQRVPEDLWYPTGADLITQAIELGQNEAEDEEPEFAPVRQMRA